A stretch of Haloprofundus halophilus DNA encodes these proteins:
- a CDS encoding valine--tRNA ligase — MPSGAYDPEATERKWQERWLDEETYDYDDAAVDGDTVFSIDSPPPTVSGSLHWGHVYGFTLQDFVARFERMRGENIFFPFGYDDNGIASERLTEDELGIRHQDYERREFQQLCREVCAEYESEFTEKMQALGISIDWDRTYRTIEPRVQRASQLSFIELYEQGREYRQRAPAIWCPECETAISQVETEDDEQPSHFHDIEFEVTDSDESFVISTTRPELLPACVAVFVHPDDDDNQHLVGEEATIPLFGQSVPIIADDRVDMETGSGIVMCCTFGDQNDIEWYQAHDLDLRIAIDESGTLTEVADEYAGLDRDEAREAIVSDLDDAGVLLDRRSITHVVNVHERCGTSVEFLVTEQWYIKLLDKTDEYLEAGRQMEWFPEKMFTRYKNWIEGLQWDWSISRQRSSGIPFPVWYCAECDHEVIARKEDLPVDPLSDDPPVDACSECGHDEFVAEDDVFDTWATSSLTPLINAGWDWDAESEEYAMERPEIYPFDVRPQGHDIISFWLFHTVVKCYEHTGEVPFDSVMINGMVLDENRVKMSKSLGNIVSPDEVLDEYPVDAARYWAAGSAVGDDLPYNEKGIVAGEKLLRKLWNASKLVDSLTPDERLDEPDDLRAIDRWLLAEMDDTVRFVTEKLEAREFSKARDHLRSFFWHTFCDDYLEIAKERDDESAAYALQTAHRRFLKLFAPFLAHIAEELWREMYDDRSVHNTEWPEPLGLDADHEAGETAMAVVGALRKYKSDAQLSLNASIDTVDVYGNVAGFEEEIQRVMHVESLSTLEEEPEIESVVTGIDLDYSVVGPEYGSQVPDIEAGLEAGEYELGENSLSVAGLELDSEMFEVDRERRYTGEGEMLEAGDAIVIVRN; from the coding sequence ATGCCCAGTGGAGCATACGACCCGGAGGCCACGGAACGAAAGTGGCAGGAGCGGTGGCTCGACGAGGAGACGTACGACTACGACGACGCCGCGGTAGACGGGGATACGGTCTTCTCCATCGACTCGCCGCCGCCGACGGTGTCGGGGAGTCTCCACTGGGGCCACGTGTACGGCTTCACGCTACAGGACTTCGTCGCCCGCTTCGAGCGGATGCGCGGCGAGAACATCTTCTTCCCGTTCGGCTACGACGACAACGGCATCGCCTCCGAGCGACTGACCGAGGACGAACTCGGTATCCGACACCAGGATTACGAGCGCCGCGAGTTCCAACAGCTCTGCCGCGAGGTCTGCGCCGAGTACGAGTCGGAGTTCACCGAGAAGATGCAGGCGCTCGGCATCTCCATCGACTGGGACCGGACCTACCGGACCATCGAGCCGCGCGTCCAGCGCGCCTCGCAGCTCTCCTTCATCGAACTGTACGAACAGGGCCGCGAGTACCGCCAGCGCGCCCCCGCCATCTGGTGTCCCGAGTGCGAGACGGCGATTTCGCAGGTCGAAACGGAGGACGACGAACAGCCGAGTCACTTCCACGACATCGAGTTCGAGGTGACCGACTCCGACGAGTCGTTCGTCATCTCGACGACGCGGCCGGAACTCCTCCCGGCCTGTGTCGCCGTCTTCGTCCACCCCGACGACGACGACAACCAGCACCTCGTCGGCGAGGAGGCGACGATTCCGCTGTTCGGTCAGTCCGTCCCGATCATCGCCGACGACCGCGTCGACATGGAGACGGGGTCGGGCATCGTCATGTGCTGTACGTTCGGCGACCAGAACGACATCGAGTGGTACCAGGCGCACGACCTCGACCTCCGCATCGCCATCGACGAGTCCGGCACGCTGACCGAGGTGGCCGACGAGTACGCCGGCCTCGACCGCGACGAGGCCCGCGAGGCTATCGTCTCGGACCTCGACGACGCGGGCGTCCTTCTGGACCGCCGCAGCATCACCCACGTCGTGAACGTCCACGAGCGCTGCGGGACGAGCGTCGAGTTCCTCGTCACCGAGCAGTGGTACATCAAACTGCTCGACAAGACCGACGAGTATCTGGAGGCGGGCCGCCAGATGGAGTGGTTCCCCGAGAAGATGTTTACTCGATATAAGAACTGGATAGAGGGACTGCAGTGGGACTGGTCCATCTCCCGACAGCGCTCCTCGGGGATTCCGTTCCCCGTCTGGTACTGCGCGGAGTGCGACCACGAGGTCATCGCCCGCAAGGAGGACCTGCCGGTCGACCCGCTGTCGGACGACCCCCCGGTCGACGCTTGTTCGGAGTGCGGCCACGACGAGTTCGTTGCCGAGGACGACGTGTTCGACACGTGGGCCACCTCCTCGCTGACGCCGCTCATCAACGCCGGCTGGGACTGGGACGCCGAGAGCGAAGAGTACGCGATGGAGCGACCCGAGATATATCCGTTCGACGTGCGCCCGCAGGGCCACGACATCATCTCCTTCTGGCTGTTCCACACCGTCGTCAAGTGTTACGAGCACACCGGCGAAGTGCCGTTCGACTCGGTGATGATCAACGGGATGGTGCTCGACGAGAACCGCGTGAAGATGTCCAAATCCCTGGGCAACATCGTCTCGCCCGACGAGGTGCTCGACGAGTACCCCGTCGACGCCGCGCGCTACTGGGCCGCCGGCAGCGCCGTCGGCGACGACCTGCCGTACAACGAGAAGGGCATCGTCGCGGGCGAGAAGCTCCTGCGGAAGCTGTGGAACGCCTCGAAGCTCGTCGACAGCCTCACCCCCGACGAGCGACTCGACGAGCCCGACGACCTGCGGGCCATCGACCGCTGGCTGCTCGCGGAGATGGACGACACCGTCCGATTCGTCACCGAGAAGCTCGAAGCCCGGGAGTTCTCGAAGGCCCGAGATCACCTCCGGAGCTTCTTCTGGCACACGTTCTGCGACGACTACCTCGAAATCGCCAAAGAGCGCGACGACGAGTCGGCGGCGTACGCGCTCCAGACGGCGCACCGACGCTTCCTGAAGCTGTTCGCTCCGTTCCTCGCGCACATCGCCGAGGAACTGTGGCGCGAGATGTACGACGACCGCAGCGTCCACAACACCGAGTGGCCCGAACCGCTCGGCCTCGACGCCGACCACGAGGCCGGCGAGACGGCGATGGCCGTCGTCGGCGCGCTACGCAAGTACAAGAGCGACGCGCAGTTGTCGCTGAACGCGTCCATCGACACCGTCGACGTGTACGGTAACGTCGCCGGCTTCGAGGAGGAGATACAGCGGGTGATGCACGTCGAGTCGCTGTCGACGCTCGAAGAAGAACCCGAAATCGAGTCCGTCGTGACGGGCATCGACCTCGACTACTCCGTCGTCGGCCCCGAGTACGGCAGTCAGGTTCCGGATATCGAAGCCGGACTGGAAGCCGGCGAGTACGAACTCGGCGAGAACTCGCTCTCGGTCGCGGGGCTCGAACTCGACTCGGAGATGTTCGAGGTCGACCGCGAGCGCCGGTACACCGGGGAGGGCGAGATGCTCGAAGCGGGCGACGCAATCGTCATCGTGCGGAACTGA
- the pheT gene encoding phenylalanine--tRNA ligase subunit beta: MPVVDVDTDELRRLTGHEEKSDDEFKEDLFALGLEYEGETEDGLLQFEFGPDRLDRLSVEGVARSLRYQYGDDRGVYVPQTNAPDWTIEVDESVPEQRPYVTGAVVRGVDLDADALDSLIQLQEKLHATMGRKRAKGAIGIHDLVMLKGANLGERDVGADSGPEEVNERRESSPSTRGNSITYRGVDPDGERFVPLDSDAELTPAEVLERHPTGEKYADIVADYERYPAIYDELGLFSFPPVINGRRTEVDEDSTDLLVELTGTDQWTIDKMCNIICYALSARGGTVEQVEVETPDGTLVRPDFDVDTKTVKHDRIETLLGTELEFEAVVDLFERSGLDATTNLGEEMSYDVEIPPYRVDVLHPVDLVDDVGRAYGFNTLEPRYPDVGTVGGRHERSDLERAVRERLVGLGFEDMLNFHMTDEATNYDRMSIESDSESDAETPLGATPPVRIVEPYSEDYTMLRTWALPSLMTVLENNTHRAYPQDLSEVGFVAHEDSEENTGVAESHRVAGVLARHDATYEDAKAKLQALCRDFGVELATPAAEHPSFIDGRTAAVVVDGEEVGVVGEVHPEVLVEHDLELPVVAFEFELAALE; this comes from the coding sequence ATGCCAGTCGTAGACGTAGACACCGACGAACTTCGCCGGTTGACCGGCCACGAGGAGAAATCCGACGACGAGTTCAAAGAGGACCTGTTCGCGCTCGGACTCGAGTACGAGGGCGAGACCGAGGACGGCCTGCTCCAGTTCGAGTTCGGTCCGGACCGCCTCGACCGCCTCTCGGTCGAGGGCGTCGCCCGGTCGCTCCGCTACCAGTACGGCGACGACCGCGGCGTGTACGTCCCGCAGACGAACGCGCCGGACTGGACCATCGAGGTCGACGAGTCGGTGCCCGAGCAGCGGCCGTACGTGACGGGCGCGGTCGTCCGCGGCGTCGACCTCGACGCGGACGCCCTCGACTCGCTCATCCAACTGCAGGAGAAACTCCACGCGACGATGGGTCGAAAGCGCGCCAAAGGCGCCATCGGCATCCACGATCTGGTGATGTTGAAGGGGGCGAACCTCGGCGAGCGCGACGTCGGAGCCGACAGCGGCCCGGAGGAGGTGAACGAGCGGCGCGAGTCGAGTCCGTCGACGAGGGGGAACTCCATCACCTACCGCGGGGTCGACCCCGACGGCGAACGGTTCGTCCCGCTCGATTCGGACGCCGAACTGACGCCCGCCGAGGTGCTCGAACGGCACCCGACCGGCGAGAAGTACGCCGACATCGTCGCCGACTACGAGCGCTACCCGGCTATCTACGACGAACTCGGTCTCTTCTCGTTCCCGCCGGTCATCAACGGCCGCCGCACCGAGGTCGACGAGGACTCGACCGACCTGCTGGTCGAACTCACCGGCACCGACCAGTGGACCATCGACAAGATGTGCAACATCATCTGCTACGCGCTGTCGGCGCGCGGCGGGACCGTCGAGCAGGTGGAAGTCGAGACGCCGGACGGAACGCTCGTCCGCCCCGACTTCGACGTCGACACCAAGACCGTGAAGCACGACCGCATCGAGACGCTCTTGGGAACTGAGCTGGAGTTCGAGGCGGTCGTCGACCTGTTCGAGCGCTCCGGACTGGACGCCACCACGAATCTCGGCGAGGAGATGAGCTACGACGTCGAGATTCCCCCGTACCGCGTCGACGTGCTTCACCCGGTGGACCTCGTCGACGACGTGGGCCGCGCCTACGGGTTCAACACGCTCGAACCGCGCTACCCCGACGTGGGGACCGTCGGCGGCCGCCACGAGCGCTCGGACCTCGAACGCGCGGTGCGCGAGCGACTCGTCGGCCTCGGCTTCGAGGACATGCTCAACTTCCACATGACCGACGAGGCGACGAACTACGACCGGATGAGCATCGAATCCGACTCGGAGAGCGACGCCGAGACCCCACTCGGCGCGACGCCGCCGGTCCGCATCGTCGAACCCTACAGCGAGGACTACACGATGCTGCGGACGTGGGCGCTGCCGTCGCTGATGACGGTGTTGGAGAACAACACGCACCGCGCGTACCCGCAGGACCTCTCGGAAGTCGGCTTCGTCGCCCACGAGGATAGCGAGGAGAACACCGGCGTCGCCGAGAGCCACCGCGTCGCGGGCGTGCTCGCTCGCCACGACGCGACGTACGAGGACGCGAAAGCCAAACTGCAGGCGCTCTGCCGCGACTTCGGCGTCGAACTGGCGACGCCCGCGGCCGAACACCCGTCGTTCATCGACGGGCGGACCGCCGCCGTCGTCGTCGACGGCGAGGAAGTCGGTGTCGTCGGCGAAGTGCACCCCGAGGTGCTCGTCGAACACGACCTCGAACTGCCCGTCGTCGCGTTCGAGTTCGAGTTGGCGGCGCTGGAGTAA
- a CDS encoding quinone-dependent dihydroorotate dehydrogenase, which produces MRLYDATKPALFTLPPETAHRTTHRLLRAVQHTRVEDALARRYTVDDARLRVDLFDESFPNPVGVAAGFDKNAEIPSVLAALGFGHVEVGGVTAERQPGNPRPRMFRLPEDRAIVNRMGFNNHGANAVGERLESGELPDVPVGINIGKSKSTPLTEAADDYLYTYERVADAGDYFVVNVSSPNTPGLRDLQNRESLERILGGLADAGASPLLVKLSPDLPEPAIEEALAVVDDLSLDGVVATNTTTERPASLRNPNRAERGGLSGKPIENRATKMIRFVARRTSVPIIGVGGVSDAEGAYEKIRAGASLVQLYTALVYEGPSVACDINAGLLELLERDGFDSVEAAVGVDH; this is translated from the coding sequence CGCTGCCGCCCGAGACGGCCCACCGAACCACCCACCGTTTGCTCCGCGCCGTACAACACACCCGAGTGGAGGACGCTCTCGCGCGTCGGTACACCGTCGACGACGCCCGTCTGCGCGTGGATCTGTTCGACGAGTCGTTCCCCAACCCCGTCGGCGTCGCCGCCGGATTCGACAAGAACGCCGAGATTCCCTCGGTTCTCGCCGCCCTCGGCTTCGGCCACGTCGAGGTCGGCGGCGTCACCGCCGAGCGCCAACCCGGCAACCCCCGCCCGCGGATGTTTCGTCTCCCCGAGGACCGGGCCATCGTCAACCGGATGGGCTTCAACAACCACGGGGCCAACGCGGTGGGCGAGCGACTCGAATCGGGAGAACTCCCGGACGTACCCGTCGGCATCAACATCGGGAAGTCGAAGTCGACGCCGCTCACCGAGGCGGCCGACGACTATCTGTACACCTACGAACGCGTCGCCGACGCGGGCGACTACTTCGTTGTCAACGTCTCCAGTCCGAACACGCCCGGACTCCGTGACCTCCAGAACCGCGAGTCCCTGGAGCGTATCCTCGGCGGACTCGCGGACGCCGGCGCGTCGCCGCTGCTCGTCAAACTCTCCCCGGACTTGCCGGAACCGGCTATCGAAGAGGCGCTCGCCGTCGTCGACGACCTGTCCCTCGACGGTGTCGTCGCCACCAACACGACGACGGAGCGACCCGCCTCGCTGCGGAACCCGAACCGGGCCGAGCGCGGCGGCCTCTCCGGGAAACCCATCGAGAACCGCGCGACGAAGATGATACGGTTCGTCGCTCGCCGAACCAGTGTTCCAATAATCGGCGTCGGCGGCGTCTCCGATGCGGAGGGGGCCTACGAGAAGATACGCGCTGGCGCGAGTCTCGTCCAGTTGTACACGGCGCTCGTCTACGAGGGGCCGAGCGTCGCCTGCGACATCAACGCAGGGCTGCTGGAGTTGCTGGAGCGCGACGGTTTCGACAGCGTCGAAGCGGCCGTCGGCGTCGACCACTGA
- a CDS encoding trans-sulfuration enzyme family protein: protein MNPHEKQFETLSVTYGERDQRPAEGVEDVVVPLHLSSTYEISDINPDVGLEDLDPDEGQFLYSRLSNPTRNALEHRLAALEGGEHGFAFASGTAAIVATVMAAVEPGDHVVAFDDLYGGTRTMLTRLFEERLHVDVSFVDAREVDAVADAMREETTLVWMETPTNPLLRLCDIEAIVEVAREHGALLGVDNTFLSPACQNPLELGADVVVHSTTKYLNGHSDSLGGAAVTDCPDLSEEIAFLQRVGMGNMLSPFDSYLVLRGTKTLPLRMRQHNENAMEVAEFLEDHDRVRAVHYPGLESHPQHELANRQMSGYGGVLSVELDADLDGTAEFLGHLSEFSLAVSLGGVESLVEHPATMTHSPLSQAERDELGISNSLIRISVGVEHVDDLVSDLEAGFAALASHSTAGSDAAATSDDD, encoded by the coding sequence ATGAACCCTCACGAAAAACAGTTCGAGACGTTGTCGGTGACCTACGGCGAACGCGACCAGCGCCCCGCCGAGGGCGTCGAGGACGTCGTCGTCCCCCTCCACCTGAGTTCGACGTACGAGATTTCCGACATCAACCCCGACGTGGGACTCGAAGATCTGGACCCCGACGAGGGGCAGTTCCTCTACTCGCGGCTCTCGAACCCCACGCGGAACGCGCTCGAACACCGGTTGGCGGCGCTCGAAGGCGGCGAACACGGGTTCGCCTTCGCCTCCGGTACCGCGGCCATCGTCGCCACGGTGATGGCCGCCGTCGAACCCGGCGACCACGTCGTCGCCTTCGACGACCTCTACGGCGGGACGCGCACGATGCTGACTCGACTGTTCGAGGAACGCCTCCACGTCGACGTGTCGTTCGTCGACGCCCGCGAGGTCGACGCCGTCGCAGACGCGATGCGCGAGGAAACCACGTTGGTCTGGATGGAGACGCCGACGAATCCCCTCCTGCGTCTCTGCGACATCGAAGCCATCGTCGAGGTTGCGCGCGAACACGGCGCGCTTCTCGGCGTCGACAACACCTTCCTCAGTCCGGCGTGTCAGAACCCGCTGGAACTCGGCGCCGACGTGGTCGTCCACAGCACGACCAAGTACCTGAACGGTCACAGCGACTCGCTGGGCGGGGCGGCCGTCACCGACTGTCCGGACCTCTCGGAGGAGATCGCGTTCCTCCAGCGCGTCGGTATGGGGAACATGCTCTCGCCGTTCGACTCGTATCTCGTGTTGCGGGGGACGAAGACGCTCCCGCTGCGGATGCGCCAGCACAACGAGAACGCGATGGAAGTCGCCGAGTTCTTGGAGGACCACGACCGCGTTCGGGCGGTTCACTACCCCGGCCTGGAGAGCCACCCGCAGCACGAGCTGGCGAATCGGCAGATGTCGGGCTACGGCGGCGTGCTCTCGGTGGAACTGGACGCGGACCTCGACGGCACCGCCGAGTTCCTCGGCCACCTCTCGGAGTTCTCGCTGGCGGTGAGCTTGGGCGGCGTGGAGTCGCTCGTTGAACACCCGGCGACGATGACTCACTCGCCGCTGTCGCAGGCCGAACGCGACGAACTCGGCATCTCGAACTCGCTGATTCGAATCTCGGTCGGCGTCGAGCACGTCGACGACCTCGTCTCGGACTTGGAGGCCGGATTCGCGGCGCTGGCGTCACACTCGACGGCGGGAAGCGACGCGGCGGCGACGTCGGACGACGACTAA
- a CDS encoding pyridoxamine 5'-phosphate oxidase family protein, producing the protein MQGIRWVQLSADELNEFLGSGGTGVISFGEGVDESPFTVPVSYGYDAETRSFYFRLSFRPESTKEEVVDRPVTFVAHAQTDDGWRSAVATGTLEDVTEASYESSAVQGLWAVEIPEVDIFERPPEEITFREYRLDPKTLTGRKEVGTDE; encoded by the coding sequence ATGCAGGGAATCCGCTGGGTGCAACTGAGCGCCGACGAACTGAACGAGTTCCTCGGGTCCGGGGGTACAGGCGTCATCTCCTTCGGCGAGGGAGTCGACGAGTCGCCGTTCACCGTTCCGGTGTCGTACGGGTACGACGCGGAGACGCGGAGCTTCTACTTTCGGCTCTCGTTCCGACCGGAGAGCACAAAGGAGGAGGTCGTCGACAGGCCCGTCACGTTCGTCGCGCACGCCCAGACCGACGATGGCTGGCGAAGCGCCGTGGCGACCGGCACGCTCGAAGACGTGACCGAGGCGTCCTACGAGTCGAGCGCCGTCCAGGGGTTGTGGGCGGTCGAGATTCCGGAAGTGGACATCTTCGAGCGGCCGCCGGAGGAGATCACGTTCAGGGAGTACCGCCTCGACCCGAAAACGCTCACGGGGCGAAAAGAGGTCGGAACCGACGAGTGA
- a CDS encoding formate/nitrite transporter family protein has product MTVAPAPDEIFDRAAEEGARRLDQSLLELVSTSFIAGFTIVFGLAALGIVRAAVGPGLGHLAGALAFGVGLVFLIVGRAELFNENFFDPAAKAALDPDSWLIGPLLRLWVVTFTFNLVGGAPFVFLLSVDGALPAGSAEALSTVAEEIIHRGTVAEFVKAFTGGALVTLLSFLLQGVNSVGSRISLAYIVGVLLALGPFDHVIVTVLHVLFGMFFGVDIGLGALAATTAVVTAGNLVGGLGLVTLTHVAQVRGAREAGD; this is encoded by the coding sequence GTGACCGTCGCTCCCGCTCCCGACGAGATTTTCGACCGGGCGGCCGAAGAGGGCGCCCGACGCCTCGACCAGTCGTTGCTCGAACTCGTCTCGACGAGTTTCATCGCCGGGTTCACCATCGTCTTCGGCCTGGCCGCGCTCGGCATCGTCCGCGCGGCGGTCGGACCGGGGCTCGGCCACCTCGCCGGCGCGCTCGCCTTCGGCGTCGGCCTCGTGTTCCTCATCGTCGGACGGGCAGAACTGTTCAACGAGAACTTCTTCGACCCCGCGGCGAAGGCGGCCCTCGACCCCGACTCGTGGCTTATCGGGCCGCTCCTTCGGCTGTGGGTCGTCACGTTCACGTTCAACCTCGTCGGCGGTGCCCCGTTCGTGTTCCTCCTCTCCGTCGACGGCGCGCTGCCGGCGGGCTCGGCGGAGGCGCTGAGCACAGTCGCCGAGGAGATAATCCACCGCGGGACGGTCGCCGAGTTCGTGAAAGCGTTCACCGGCGGCGCGCTCGTGACCCTGCTGTCGTTTCTCCTACAGGGCGTCAACAGCGTCGGAAGCCGTATCTCCCTGGCCTACATCGTCGGCGTCCTGTTGGCTTTGGGCCCCTTCGACCACGTCATCGTCACCGTGCTGCACGTGCTGTTCGGCATGTTCTTCGGCGTCGATATCGGCCTCGGTGCGCTGGCGGCGACCACGGCCGTGGTCACGGCGGGTAACCTCGTGGGCGGACTCGGACTCGTCACCCTCACCCACGTCGCGCAGGTGAGAGGCGCGCGCGAGGCCGGCGACTGA